From Oryctolagus cuniculus chromosome 17, mOryCun1.1, whole genome shotgun sequence, a single genomic window includes:
- the NT5M gene encoding 5'(3')-deoxyribonucleotidase, mitochondrial, which yields MIRLGGWCARRPRGAALAAGRRRASGGRSLRVLVDMDGVLADFEGGFLRKFRARFPDLPFIALEERRGFWVSEQYGRLRPGLSEKAISIWESKDFFFELEPLPGAVEAVKQMVNLQNTDVFICTSPIKMYKYCPYEKYAWVEKHLGPDFLDQIVLTRDKTVVSADLLIDDRVDITGAEPNPSWEHVLFTACHNQHVQLQPPRRRLHSWADDWKAILDSKRPR from the exons ATGATCCGGCTGGGCGGCTGGTGTGCGCGGCGGCCCcgcggcgcagcgctggccgcgggGCGGCGCCGAGCATCGGGCGGCCGCTCTCTGCGGGTGCTGGTGGACATGGACGGCGTCCTGGCCGACTTCGAGGGCGGTTTCCTCCGCAAGTTCCGCGCGCGCTTCCCCGACCTGCCCTTCATCGCGCTGGAGGAGCGGCGCGGCTTCTGGGTGTCGGAGCAGTACGGCCGCCTGCGGCCTGGGCTGAGC GAGAAGGCCATCAGCATCTGGGAGTCGAAGGACTTCTTCTTTGAACTTGAGCCTCTGCCGGGGGCCGTGGAGGCTGTGAAGCAGATGGTGAACCTGCAGAA CACGGATGTGTTCATCTGCACGAGCCCCATCAAGATGTACAAGTACTGTCCCTACGAGAAG TACGCCTGGGTGGAGAAGCACCTGGGGCCCGATTTCCTGGACCAGATCGTGCTGACCCGAGACAAGACCGTGGTGTCCGCAGACCTGCTCATAGATGACCGGGTGGATATCACGG gggccgagcccaaccccagctgggAACACGTGCTCTTCACGGCCTGTCATAACCAGCATGTGCAGCTGCAGCCGCCGCGCCGCCGGCTGCACTCGTGGGCGGACGACTGGAAGGCCATCCTGGACAGCAAGCGGCCCCGCTGA